The nucleotide sequence tattttatttgtggATACATTTCTTTAAggtacatttataaacattttatccTATTTTACTGACTTGATGTTCAgataaaaaatcaaaaaccatTAATTTTGATATATCTCCTCATATAATCAAGAATGGAAAGCGCAATCAACATAAAACTTCCGTATCCAAGTCAATTATGATTACAGACTAAACTTTCACCTCATTCTGGAAAATATACTGCCAATTGCACACCATAATTCTGGCATCCCGAAATTCTCAAGGCGTTCCCACAATGCATTCATAAAATAGTCAATTCCAGGGTGCAACTTTGCGGCATCCGCAGTGTGGCAATTGGAAGGCTGACACGTTGATGACCCCCCAATTGAACTGCCATAAGAAATCACTCTGCGAGGCAGAGGACTTATTGTGGGGGGGCGAGAAGTGGGTGGATTGGATTGAGGGGGTTAACTCTGCACCGCCCACTTTCAACACTTGCCACAACAATGGTGCGCAAATATTTACCAGCCAGCCGCAGCAAAAAGGCAAAGGCATCGGATCAGCGGCTTGAGTCTCAGCCTCAATTTGAAATccaataaaatttaattggaAACTTCATCACGGGTGCGAAAATTCACACTCTAAGCCAAAGCGGCACGACTTGGCTGCCGTTTGCCGTAAATCTATTGGCCAAGGCTTTTCCAGTTCCCAGTTCCTAGCCCCCCAAAAACCCcacaaaaaagaaaacccCAGCCCCCTTCGATATATCCACACTATCCACACGGTTCGTTTTGCACCTGGCGGCGTTTCTCTTGAGGAAGCATCGCGAtaaggaaatatttttcatacGGTCGGTCGGTGGGGTGTGCATTTCGTTCCATTCCATTCCGTTATTGGCCATGGCAATATATGgcttatttatgattttccTTTTGCCATGCCATATCTCTCTGGTCCATTGTCGACATTAATCGCTTTGCTCCGCTGAAAAGTATAACATGAAATTGGGATTGATTTATGTTATAATTACAAAAGCCAGACGCATATTAGGGGGCCGCAGAGGAGAGCAAACAGTGGGGCTGGCTATACAGATATAGATCTACACTctgaaattaaaattgtattcttttaaaaatttaaaagatttttttatgaataaaaatattttattaataacatGAGACAAATCATCATCGTcaattgaaaaaaaatgtttgttattGAATCATTAGTTTAAGAAATCATCTGTCATGTCGCTTTAATCAAAGATATTTAATAAGCAACGCACGGTTATTTGATACTCCGCCTAATGTAAATCCGTTTTTAAGTAATATTAGAATTTTCCCTaaccaataaaaataaaaatcttttacGTGTATGTTAATTATGAAAATTTTCCTATATTATTTTCTATTACTGTATCTTAACTTTACAATTTGGAGAGCTCTTGGTCGAATCGACTGAAATCAATCCAACCAGAGAAGAAACCAAAAGGGGTATTGTGTGTGCTGATTAAAAGTCTTCAGTGAAATGTCCGGTTTGCTTTCTTTTTCTGTTAGTTGCTAGTTGGTGATGGTGTGGGGCACTATGTGGCGGGGTCCTCGATAAAGTCCCACCAGTCCTTTTCGTAACCCTCCCTCACGTGGCACAGAAGTACATGCCGTCGCTTTTGGCAGTAGTGCGATAGATCGAGGACCTTCTGCTTGACTTCGTACAGATTTTTCACCGTAATCTCCCGCTCCAAACACTCGGAGATCTTCTCGGTGGCCATTTCCATATCCCGCTGATTATCCTCGAATATGATCTTCTGATTGTTGTTCATCAGGTAGAAGGCGAAGACATAGCTGTACATCAGGGTGGTACGGCAATGGCATAGAACATCGACGGCATCGCGCAGAAACTGGACCTCAATCCAGCTCATCTCCTCCTGCATGTCATCCATTTTGGCCTGAACATTCGCGTACAGCTTGTTCTCCATCTTCATGCTCTGCATGTGGTTCATATATCGGTTGTAATAGTGCAGATATCGGGCCATCGAAGAGCGATACTTTTGCTGGGCCAGCCGGGCCTGTTTGGCCTCCTCTTCGTCGAAGCGATTGCAGCTGTACCAGGACGAACCATGTGGCTCCCAGGATCCCAGGCACACCCAGCAGAAATCATAGCGGCAGGATGGATTCTTGCAGACCATGTGATTGCAGCCACCATCCTTCTCAATAGTCACATTGCATTTGGGACACTGCTTGGTGTTCTGGGCAATCCAATTGGAAGTCTCCGAGTCCTCAAGGCATTTTTTGAGCCACTTTTTTAGGGAGCTACAGCTGGCCGGTTCATGCCAATTCTCGCCACAGGCAAAGCAAAACTGATGGCCACATTTGCAGTGAACCGCACGTGGTTCGGCACAAATGGCCTTAATGGCATGGGTGCAATTGGGGGCGGGACACCATCTCATCAGTATGTTGCACTCCACAAAGGTATTCGTTATAAGCTGCTGATAACGCTCCACAACCTCGGGATCATCGGCAAGTTTCAGGAAGGACACATAGTCCACCAGGATATCGCAATTGGTTGCTGGACACTTGATGGTATTGGCCAAGCCCTCGCTGCACGTCTTGTTCGCCAAGTATTGTTTCCAGCAGGCGGCGCAAAAACTGTGTCCACAACCCAAGCCCTTGAGCTCCTCACAAGGACAAAAGCAAATCCCGCAGAACTTTTGAGAGGCGGAGGATGTGGACACTATGCTTTCCGAATCCAGATCACTCTTCTGCTCGAAAGGATTCACAACATGGGCGCGCTGGAAAAAATCCTTAGGACTACTTTCGAAATAGTTCTCGAACAGCCGTTCCTTGTCCCACTTGAAGTGATTGAGTATGATGCGGGTGACCTGCGGCGATAGATTCAGGACATTGTTCACCTCATCGATGATGTTGCGCTGGTGCTGAACGATCTGGTCCACAGAGAGGACCTTGTAGATAAAGTCATCATCGGGATTCCGAGTAGGACTTTCCGGCAAAAGAATTTCCGTGCAGGTATCCTCGCTGTCGCTGTCAAAATTACCGCAACTCATGTGACTGTGTAGAGAGCGATGCGAGTCACCGTGATCCTCATCCGAGTATTCCGAGTCGGAGTTCATATTACCAGCATGTGGGTTGTATTGTATCTGAATGTATCTCACCACAGCCCTACAACATTTGGAGCTGATAGGATGGGGACTCTTGACAACAAAGCAACAACAATCACAGCAACAACGTTTCTCAGACCACGTGTCGATTGAAGGAATATTGATTGTGTATTTAATGTGATGAAATGTTGTATTTTCTTCGTTTCCTACTGAAGACTGAACCTACTCGGTTGACACTTGTCAACACTTTCGTTTTTTGGTAACTTTTACTTCTGATTTAGCTTAGATTTCCTTTTTAGTAAGGGCACACTAAAAAAGTGGTGTTACCAAACTTCAGGGATGTCGTTTTCCTTAAGGTGTTATTGCAGCTTACTGAACCATTGGCCAAACTAAATCACTTCATTATCGGGAGCAAGAACCAGTACCAGAACCAGATAAAAGATAGTTAAAAATAGTGTGGAAACTAGTTATGTCAAGTTATGGAGTTCAGTTTTAAGGGTTTCATTCTAGAAACACAGAAATACCAGACATGAAAATATGCTAAATTTTGACCCACTTTTAAAATAACGATTTGAAtgcatattattaaataattcaatttcaaactcatagaggtatcccacgtccaaATCGGTTTGCGATatctcaagttatggaatctagaagtttAGTTTTGGGGTCCAATTATGGAAGTCACTGGAAATACAGAAAAATccgacatgaaaatgggctaaaattttgaccctcttttaaaataacaatttgaatgcagattatttaagaattcaattacaaactcatagaggtatcctaCGTCTTAACCGGTTTCCAATAAcaaaagttatggaatttagaagttgagttttggggtcccattctggaAGTCATTGGAAATACAGAAAAATCCGACATGAAAATAAGccaaaattttgaccctcttttaaaagaacaatttgaatgcagattatttaagaattcaattacaaactcatagaggtaacCTACGTCTAAATCGGTTTCCAATAAcaaaagttatggaatttagaagttgagttttggggtcccattctggaAGTCATTGGAAATACAGAAAAATccgacatgaaaatgggccaAAATGTTGACCCTCTTTTAAAAGAacaatttgaatgcagattattTAAGAAGTCAattacaaactcatagaggtatcccacgtctaaatcggttTCCAATAACACAAGTTATGGAATGTAGAAGTtgagttttggggtcccattctggaAGTCATTGGAAATACAGAAAAATccgacatgaaaatgggctaaaattttgaccctctttTAAAAGAACAATTTGAAGGCAGATTATTTAAGAACTCAattacaaactcatagaggtatcccacgtctaaatcggttTACAATAACACAAGTTATTGAATCTGGAAGTtgagttttggggtcccattctggaAGTCATCGGAAATACTGAAAAATCAGACATGAAAATGagctaaaatttggaccctcttttAAAGCAACACTTTGAGTCCAGATTAAAAAAGAATTCAATTACAAACTCATAGAaatatcccacgtctaaatcggttAACAATAACACAAGTTATTGAATCTGAAAGTTGAGTTTTGCGGTCCCATTCTGGAAGTCATTGGAAATACAGAAAAATcagacatgaaaatgggctaaaattttgaccctctttTAAAGAAACACtttgaatgcagattataaaagaatttaattacaaactcatagaggtaccccacgtctaaatcggttTACAATAAcacaagttatggaatctggaagttGAGTTTTGAGGTCCCATTCTGGAAGTCATCGGAAATACTGAAAAATcagacatgaaaatgggctaaaatttggaccctcttttAAAGCAACACtttgaatgcagattataaaagaattaaattacaaactcatagaggtatcccacgtctaaatcggttTACAATAAcacaagttatggaatctggaagttGTGTTTTGGGGAAGTCATTGGAAATACAGAAAAATcagacatgaaaatgggctaaaattttgaccctctttTAAAGAAACACtttgaatgcagattataaaagaatttaattacaaactcatagaggtaccccacgtctaaatcggttTACAATAAcacaagttatggaatctggaagttgagttttggggtcccattctggaAGTCATCGGAAATACTGAAAAATcagacatgaaaatgggctaaaactTGGACCCCTTTTAAAAGAAACACtttgaatgcagattataaaagaattcaattacaaactcatagaggtatcccacgtctagaTCGGTTTACAATAAcacaagttatggaatctggaagttGTGTTTTGGGGAAATACTGAAAAATcagacatgaaaatgggctaaaattttgtCCCTCTTTTAAAGAAACACtttgaatgcagattataaaagaattcaattataaactcatagaggtatcccacgtctaaatcggttTACAATAAcacaagttatggaatctggaagttgagttttggggtcccattctggaAGTCATCGGAAATACTGAAAAATCAGACATGAAAATGGGGTATAATTTTGACTCTCTTTTAAAAgaacaaaattatttaagaattcaattacaaattcatagaggtataaCACGTCTAAGTCGGGATCCAATTATTGAAGTTAAGGAATCTATAAGTTTAAATTTGGGGTCCCAGTCTGGAAGTCATTGAAAATTCGGATAAATTGGTTAAGTCATTTTAATGGAGAATTTCATAGAGTTCAATCGCACagtcaaagaggtatcccacgtctcgAAATATTGAAATATAACTATTTTGTGCGAAATATGAATACACTCTATGCCAACATTTTCTTTATTCGGCGTTAGCCTGGATTTTACGTTTATGCATTTTTCAGAATCAGGCGTTTTTAGTTCTGAGTTGAGAGACCATCCAAATGCATTTGGCCTGCGCTTTCAACGCGTTCTCACATGCACACTAAAAGCTTTTCGgggtatatattttttcataacCCCTTCGTGGCATAAAACAGAACAAAGCAATGTCTCAAGTGGCAAGGGTAAGGCACGTAAATAAAAAAGAGGAATAAAATCCAGGAAAAAAACTCATACATGCGATATGTGAAATGAAAGTGAACGAGCGAACAAGGATAATGGCGGCCAGAAAGGGACGGAAGGCGGACGAGAGAGAGGGTAATGAGTGTGCATaatgcagatgcagatgcaggATCCCC is from Drosophila suzukii chromosome 3, CBGP_Dsuzu_IsoJpt1.0, whole genome shotgun sequence and encodes:
- the LOC108012581 gene encoding E3 ubiquitin-protein ligase ariadne-1, coding for MNSDSEYSDEDHGDSHRSLHSHMSCGNFDSDSEDTCTEILLPESPTRNPDDDFIYKVLSVDQIVQHQRNIIDEVNNVLNLSPQVTRIILNHFKWDKERLFENYFESSPKDFFQRAHVVNPFEQKSDLDSESIVSTSSASQKFCGICFCPCEELKGLGCGHSFCAACWKQYLANKTCSEGLANTIKCPATNCDILVDYVSFLKLADDPEVVERYQQLITNTFVECNILMRWCPAPNCTHAIKAICAEPRAVHCKCGHQFCFACGENWHEPASCSSLKKWLKKCLEDSETSNWIAQNTKQCPKCNVTIEKDGGCNHMVCKNPSCRYDFCWVCLGSWEPHGSSWYSCNRFDEEEAKQARLAQQKYRSSMARYLHYYNRYMNHMQSMKMENKLYANVQAKMDDMQEEMSWIEVQFLRDAVDVLCHCRTTLMYSYVFAFYLMNNNQKIIFEDNQRDMEMATEKISECLEREITVKNLYEVKQKVLDLSHYCQKRRHVLLCHVREGYEKDWWDFIEDPAT